In one Arachis duranensis cultivar V14167 chromosome 9, aradu.V14167.gnm2.J7QH, whole genome shotgun sequence genomic region, the following are encoded:
- the LOC107467440 gene encoding probable protein arginine N-methyltransferase 6: MSPLVVLQALRESNIFPHFQQDPNAEPQIPRQCFQRRYPETDFYEEKNRDKVRNHTYKSAIEYHADNIRNKVVLDLGCGTGILSILCAKAGARKVYAVDAGTDIAGQVANIVHANNRSHVIIVVRGRFEDVEINEDVDVIVSEWMGQMLLGEDMLLRVITARDRWLKPGGVILPSSGTLFMAPFTNFERYCQKVEFWQDVADIDMSVMIPFTEQNAFNLPNVDRIKDKNLLADPQVVKHINCYSITIPELMSIEESFSMKTLKQGRVNGFAFWFNAEFTGLRQEEEQLSALDRTDSALVLCTGPSVPPTHWEQTLIYFPTAVQLERGRPFTGSVTLTQPTKNKWLMEIKLTYRSNNGDLVCKKQTDLFSPF, translated from the exons ATGTCACCGCT CGTTGTCCTTCAAGCTCTGAGAGAAAGCAACATATTTCCTCATTTCcag CAAGACCCGAACGCCGAGCCTCAAATTCCTAGGCAATGCTTCCAGCGCCGGTACCCTGAAACAGACTTTTATGAAGAGAAAAATAGG gATAAAGTGCGTAACCATACATATAAGAGTGCGATCGAGTATCATGCTGATAATATTAGGAACAag GTTGTACTTGATCTTGGATGCGGCACAGGAATTCTTTCTATATTATGCGCCAAGGCGGGAGCAAGGAAG GTGTATGCAGTTGATGCTGGCACCGATATTGCTGGGCAG GTGGCAAATATTGTTCACGCAAATAATCGTTCACATGTTATCATTGTAGTGAGAGGGCGATTTGAG GATGTTGAAATAAATGAGGATGTGGATGTTATAGTCTCTGAGTGGATGGGCCAGATGCTTCTTGGCGAG GACATGCTTTTAAGAGTTATCACTGCTAGAGATCGCTGGCTTAAACCTGGAGGTGTAATTCTCCCTTCAAGCGGAACG TTGTTCATGGCTCCTTTCACCAATTTTGAACGATACTGTCAAAAAGTTGAGTTTTGGCAAGATGTTGCTGACATTGATA TGTCAGTAATGATACCTTTTACCGAGCAAAATGCATTTAATTTACCGAATGTGGATAGAATCAAGGATAAAAACCTTTTGGCAGACCCTCAAGTG GTGAAACACATCAACTGCTATTCTATTACCATTCCTGAGCTAATGTCTATAGAAGAATCTTTTAGCATGAAAACACTGAAGCAAG GTAGAGTAAATGGTTTTGCATTTTGGTTTAATGCTGAGTTTACTGGATTAcgacaagaagaagaacaactaTCAGCACTAGATAGGACGGATTCAGCACTAGTTCTTTGCACTGGACCTAGTGTTCCTCCAACACATTGGGAACAG ACTTTGATTTACTTTCCTACCGCAGTACAGCTGGAGAGAGGTAGACCTTTTACAGGCTCAGTGACATTGACGCAGCCGACAAAGAATAAATGGCTCATGGAGATCAAACTAACGTATCG TTCAAATAACGGTGATTTAGTCTGCAAGAAACAAACCGACCTTTTCTCGCCTTTCTGA
- the LOC107467562 gene encoding uncharacterized protein LOC107467562 encodes MLNIDVDANNVVAHPPNSIITLDALRKYFMVSFDLNQPAAKLDQGENENFMVVESSAAKGKEKKSSSMKFMKKKAMMRNMRISSSSENADMENDEDVDSLIVMGCTDCHIYVMVSKSNPECPRCQNHNLLDVLEVMNFPKIAKPNKRMRISRI; translated from the exons ATGCTGAACATTGATGTTGATGCTAATAATGTTGTTGCTCATCCTCCGAACTCAATAATTACCCTGGATGCACTTCGTAAATATTTTATGGTATCCTTTGACCTCAATCAACCTGCTGCTAAACTTGATCAGGGTGAAAATGAAAACTTTATG GTTGTTGAATCATCAGCTGCtaagggaaaagaaaagaaaagcagcAGCATGAAGTTTATGAAGAAGAAAGCAATGATGAGAAATATGAGGATATCATCAAGTTCTGAGAATGCTGATATGGAAAATGATGAAGATGTGGATTCATTGATTGTGATGGGATGCACTGATTGTCACATCTATGTGATGGTATCCAAATCCAACCCTGAATGCCCAAGATGCCAGAATCACAACCTGTTGGATGTGCTTGAAGTGATGAACTTTCCTAAGATTGCTAAGCCTAATAAGAGAATGAGGATCAGTCGAATTTAA
- the LOC127739560 gene encoding uncharacterized protein LOC127739560, translating into METPPTIKSPKSEPVTPKLRDMLNIDVDANNVVAHPPNSIITLDTLRKYFMVSFDLNQPAVKLDQGEKENLMVVESLVAKGKEKKSSNMKFMKKKAMMRNMRISSSSENADMENDEDVDSLIVMGCTDCHIYVMVSKSNPECPRCQNPNLLDVLEVMNFPKTAKPNKKMRISRI; encoded by the exons ATGGAAACACCACCCACCATTAAATCACCAAAAAGTGAACCTGTTACCCCTAAGTTGAGAGATATGCTGAACATTGATGTTGATGCTAATAATGTTGTTGCTCATCCTCCGAACTCAATAATTACCCTTGATACACTTCGTAAATATTTTATGGTATCCTTTGACCTCAATCAACCTGCTGTTAAACTTGATCAGGGTGAAAAAGAAAACTTGATG GTTGTTGAATCATTAGTTGCtaagggaaaagaaaagaaaagcagcAACATGAAGTTTATGAAGAAGAAAGCAATGATGAGAAATATGAGGATATCGTCAAGTTCTGAGAATGCTGATATGGAAAATGATGAAGATGTGGATTCATTGATTGTGATGGGATGCACTGATTGTCACATCTATGTGATGGTATCCAAATCCAACCCTGAATGCCCAAGATGCCAGAATCCCAACCTGTTGGATGTGCTTGAAGTGATGAACTTTCCTAAGACTGCTAAGCCTAATAAGAAAATGAGGATCAGTCGAATTTAA